A portion of the Sabethes cyaneus chromosome 3, idSabCyanKW18_F2, whole genome shotgun sequence genome contains these proteins:
- the LOC128744428 gene encoding KH domain-containing, RNA-binding, signal transduction-associated protein 2-like isoform X2 produces MADQDANGYNDEASDFKRKNKNQDQDQEDDEQENQQQSQKAQEYIKGMIAERISMDRKYPIADRLLEVEIENVQRTGKPPARRYIDIYREKHIKVTVKILVPIKEHPRFNFVGKLLGPKGNTLKRLQEDTMCKMAILGRGSMKDRKKEEELRNGMDPKYAHLNDDLHVEVNANGPPAEVHARIAYAMAELRKYLIPDSNDFIRQEQMRELMEDADSEVPPKRPFKKPPVQMEPPPPPAIAVTRPVPAQKKVLSILDKARAAMEDTHGPRPIAPQRYEEPPYEHGYEPSYAYHQPGPPPPPRPKYVPPEAPEYDQEYRREYYREPVPYAAGTGGGGGGVNRRTMTMMYHAPHGGSSNPVMPGRGYPPGRAGGGGGGHGSYQQR; encoded by the exons ATGGCTGACCAAGATGCCAACGGGTACAACGACGAAGCAAGCGATTTCAAgcgcaaaaacaaaaatcaagaccaagaccaggaGGACGATGAACAGGAAAATCAGCAGCAATCGCAGAAGGCGCAGGAGTACATCAAGGGCATGATTGCCGAGCGGATTTCGATGGACCGTAAATACCCGATCGCCGACCGGTTGCTGGAAGTGG aaaTTGAAAATGTGCAGAGGACCGGTAAACCACCGGCACGTCGTTATATTGATATTTACCGGGAGAAGCATATTAAGGTTACTGTGAAGATTCTGGTTCCGATTAAGGAGCATCCGCGGTTTAATTTTGTTGGTAAGTTACTGGGACCGAAGGGAAACACACTGAAGCGGTTGCAGGAGGACACGATGTGCAAAATGGCAATCCTCGGGCGCGGTTCAATGAAGGACCGCAAGAAGGAAGAGGAGCTGCGTAACGGGATGGATCCGAAGTATGCCCACCTGAATGACGACCTGCACGTCGAGGTCAACGCAAATGGGCCACCGGCCGAGGTGCACGCCCGGATCGCGTACGCGATGGCTGAGCTGCGCAAATATCTCATCCCGGATAGTAACGATTTTATCCGCCAGGAACAGATGCGTGAGCTGATGGAGGATGCCGACAGTGAAGTTCCACCGAAGAGGCCTTTCAAGAAGCCACCGGTACAGATGGAACCACCGCCACCACCGGCCATTGCCGTCACCCGTCCCGTACCGGCGCAGAAGAAAGTGCTGTCCATTTTGGATAAGGCGCGAGCCGCAATGGAAGATACGCACGGACCACG GCCTATTGCGCCACAACGCTACGAAGAGCCACCGTACGAGCACGGATACGAACCGAGCTATGCGTACCATCAGCCAGGACCACCGCCACCACCACGTCCGAAATACGTACCACCAGAGGCACCAGAATACGACCAGGAGTACCGCCGTGAGTACTATCGCGAACCGGTGCCCTATGCAG CGGgaaccggcggcggcggcggcggtgtcaATCGGCGAACGATGACGATGATGTATCACGCACCCCATGGAGGAAGTAGTAACCCGGTAATGCCTGGTCGAGGGTATCCGCCCGGTCGGgcgggtggtggtggtggtggtcacGGTTCCTATCAACAGCGCTAG
- the LOC128744428 gene encoding KH domain-containing, RNA-binding, signal transduction-associated protein 2-like isoform X1, which produces MADQDANGYNDEASDFKRKNKNQDQDQEDDEQENQQQSQKAQEYIKGMIAERISMDRKYPIADRLLEVEIENVQRTGKPPARRYIDIYREKHIKVTVKILVPIKEHPRFNFVGKLLGPKGNTLKRLQEDTMCKMAILGRGSMKDRKKEEELRNGMDPKYAHLNDDLHVEVNANGPPAEVHARIAYAMAELRKYLIPDSNDFIRQEQMRELMEDADSEVPPKRPFKKPPVQMEPPPPPAIAVTRPVPAQKKVLSILDKARAAMEDTHGPRPIAPQRYEEPPYEHGYEPSYAYHQPGPPPPPRPKYVPPEAPEYDQEYRREYYREPVPYAAAPKPAPVSAAGRPWKPTSYAMPPRTANPEEVPIKHGAREAVPRYRHAPYSRPTNY; this is translated from the exons ATGGCTGACCAAGATGCCAACGGGTACAACGACGAAGCAAGCGATTTCAAgcgcaaaaacaaaaatcaagaccaagaccaggaGGACGATGAACAGGAAAATCAGCAGCAATCGCAGAAGGCGCAGGAGTACATCAAGGGCATGATTGCCGAGCGGATTTCGATGGACCGTAAATACCCGATCGCCGACCGGTTGCTGGAAGTGG aaaTTGAAAATGTGCAGAGGACCGGTAAACCACCGGCACGTCGTTATATTGATATTTACCGGGAGAAGCATATTAAGGTTACTGTGAAGATTCTGGTTCCGATTAAGGAGCATCCGCGGTTTAATTTTGTTGGTAAGTTACTGGGACCGAAGGGAAACACACTGAAGCGGTTGCAGGAGGACACGATGTGCAAAATGGCAATCCTCGGGCGCGGTTCAATGAAGGACCGCAAGAAGGAAGAGGAGCTGCGTAACGGGATGGATCCGAAGTATGCCCACCTGAATGACGACCTGCACGTCGAGGTCAACGCAAATGGGCCACCGGCCGAGGTGCACGCCCGGATCGCGTACGCGATGGCTGAGCTGCGCAAATATCTCATCCCGGATAGTAACGATTTTATCCGCCAGGAACAGATGCGTGAGCTGATGGAGGATGCCGACAGTGAAGTTCCACCGAAGAGGCCTTTCAAGAAGCCACCGGTACAGATGGAACCACCGCCACCACCGGCCATTGCCGTCACCCGTCCCGTACCGGCGCAGAAGAAAGTGCTGTCCATTTTGGATAAGGCGCGAGCCGCAATGGAAGATACGCACGGACCACG GCCTATTGCGCCACAACGCTACGAAGAGCCACCGTACGAGCACGGATACGAACCGAGCTATGCGTACCATCAGCCAGGACCACCGCCACCACCACGTCCGAAATACGTACCACCAGAGGCACCAGAATACGACCAGGAGTACCGCCGTGAGTACTATCGCGAACCGGTGCCCTATGCAG CCGCCCCGAAGCCGGCCCCAGTGAGCGCCGCCGGCCGTCCGTGGAAGCCGACATCGTACGCAATGCCACCACGAACCGCCAACCCCGAGGAGGTCCCGATCAAGCACGGTGCCCGCGAAGCTGTGCCCCGGTATCGCCACGCGCCGTACAGTCGACCCACGAA TTATTAG